One Paraburkholderia agricolaris DNA segment encodes these proteins:
- a CDS encoding LysR family transcriptional regulator, with translation MDRLQAMQVFTRVVDTNSFTRAAETLDLPRASVTTIIQNLEAFLGTRLMHRTTRRLSLTPDGAAYYERCVRILADVEETEASFQSGNKKPHGKLRIDMPGSIGRLLVIPSLCEFHTRYPDIDLQLGLTDRPVDLLQEGVDCVVRVGALQDSSLVARRIGLFEGVTCAAPDYIERAGMPASLEDLENHKAVNYFSSRTGRTIDWAFMVDGKEVEVKMKGIVSVNDADAYVTCGLEGFGLIQPALFMVLPHLRSGQLVEVLPELKPLPMPISAVYPHSRHLSPKVRVFVDWIAELFDRCPLLSGRGSLDAMCTKRTFEERESAPTLDTPVMTEWVA, from the coding sequence ATGGACCGGCTTCAGGCCATGCAAGTGTTCACGCGCGTCGTCGACACCAACAGCTTTACCCGTGCGGCGGAAACGCTCGACCTGCCGCGCGCATCGGTCACCACCATCATTCAGAATCTCGAAGCGTTCCTCGGCACGCGTTTGATGCACCGGACCACGCGGCGTTTGTCGCTCACACCGGACGGCGCTGCGTATTACGAACGCTGCGTGCGCATCCTGGCGGACGTCGAAGAGACCGAAGCCAGCTTCCAGAGCGGCAACAAGAAGCCGCACGGCAAGCTGCGCATCGACATGCCGGGATCGATCGGACGTTTGCTGGTGATCCCTTCTCTGTGTGAATTCCACACGCGCTATCCGGACATCGACCTGCAACTCGGATTGACGGACCGGCCCGTCGACCTGTTGCAGGAAGGCGTGGATTGCGTTGTACGTGTGGGTGCGCTACAGGATTCGTCGCTGGTGGCGCGGCGTATCGGTTTGTTCGAGGGCGTGACCTGCGCCGCCCCCGACTACATCGAACGCGCGGGCATGCCGGCGTCGCTTGAGGACCTCGAGAATCACAAAGCAGTCAATTATTTTTCGAGCCGCACGGGGCGCACGATCGATTGGGCCTTCATGGTTGATGGCAAAGAAGTCGAAGTGAAAATGAAGGGCATTGTGTCGGTGAACGACGCTGATGCCTACGTAACTTGCGGACTGGAAGGTTTCGGTCTGATTCAGCCGGCGCTCTTCATGGTGCTGCCGCATCTGCGTTCGGGCCAGCTGGTTGAAGTGTTGCCGGAGCTGAAGCCTTTACCGATGCCGATTTCCGCAGTCTATCCGCACAGTCGGCATCTGTCGCCTAAAGTCCGCGTTTTCGTAGACTGGATTGCCGAGCTGTTCGATCGTTGCCCGTTGCTGAGCGGGCGCGGCAGTCTCGACGCGATGTGCACGAAGCGCACGTTTGAAGAACGCGAATCTGCTCCGACGCTCGATACGCCGGTGATGACGGAATGGGTTGCCTGA
- a CDS encoding alpha/beta hydrolase, whose product MDAFKPPYSFVPAGSGPAQADSTALEVTDVQIEGHAQDITLRLYRQSHKTALPVLLYFHGGGFTKGSIDQADYAARYFAEHLPALVVSVGYSLAPQFPFPAAPEDAHRAALWVQTRARAFGGNSKKVGVAGHDAGGQLANCLAFIARDRGDVRIVAQALFGPMLDPSLTRLGDEKRLGSDITAKECAACYRAYLPQASQRMHPYAAPLESSRLAGLPATLIATAQNDVLHVEAEKYASSLIDAGVLTQVVRYPSISHAALADHPPALQEAVRFFQWRFDARAHR is encoded by the coding sequence ATGGATGCATTTAAACCGCCGTACTCCTTTGTGCCCGCCGGCAGCGGCCCGGCACAGGCAGACAGCACGGCACTTGAGGTCACTGACGTGCAGATCGAAGGGCACGCCCAGGACATAACGTTGCGTTTGTACCGGCAGTCACACAAAACCGCACTGCCAGTACTGCTTTACTTCCACGGCGGCGGTTTTACCAAGGGCTCGATCGATCAGGCCGACTACGCCGCACGTTATTTCGCAGAACACTTACCGGCCCTGGTGGTCTCGGTCGGTTATTCGCTGGCGCCGCAGTTTCCGTTTCCGGCGGCGCCTGAAGACGCCCATCGCGCGGCGCTGTGGGTGCAGACAAGAGCGCGCGCGTTTGGCGGGAACAGCAAGAAGGTCGGCGTGGCGGGCCACGACGCGGGCGGGCAACTGGCCAATTGCCTCGCTTTCATCGCCCGCGATCGCGGCGACGTGCGCATCGTCGCGCAGGCGCTGTTCGGACCGATGCTCGACCCGAGCCTCACGCGTCTCGGCGACGAGAAGCGTCTGGGTTCGGACATCACGGCGAAGGAATGCGCGGCGTGTTATCGCGCGTACTTGCCGCAAGCGTCGCAACGCATGCATCCGTACGCCGCGCCGCTCGAGTCGTCACGTCTCGCGGGCCTGCCGGCCACGCTGATCGCGACGGCGCAAAACGATGTGCTGCATGTGGAAGCGGAGAAATACGCGAGCAGTCTGATCGACGCGGGTGTGCTGACCCAGGTGGTCCGCTATCCCAGCATCTCACACGCCGCGTTGGCGGACCATCCGCCCGCCTTGCAGGAAGCGGTCAGGTTTTTTCAGTGGCGCTTCGATGCGCGCGCCCATCGCTGA
- a CDS encoding efflux RND transporter periplasmic adaptor subunit has product MTILPLSRRRVAIAALAVIVVAGLGTFGAIRVDASSPAAPTIVPEVDVATVVQKTITDWQSYSGRLEAVEKVEVRSQVPGTIVSVNFKDGALVKKGDTLFVIDPRPYAAEVDRAEAQVAAAQARTGYTQSDWERAQRLIADNAIAKRDYDEKQNAAREASANLKAAQAAVETARINLGYTKIVAPVSGRVSRAEITVGNVVAAGASSAPLTTLVSVSPIYASFDVDEQTYLQYLSRAKDGRKVPVDLGLADESGYSRSGTIESVDNRLDTSSGTIRVRARFDNQDGALIPGLYARVKVGGSEPHPALLIDDAAVGTDQDKKFVLVVDQSNHVIYREIAVGSMQGNLRVVKGGLQPTDRIVVNGIQRVRPGDAVRAHMVPMTADQDPNSAPLAQTRAKTADKNS; this is encoded by the coding sequence ATGACTATCCTTCCTCTTTCCCGTCGCCGTGTGGCGATTGCAGCGCTAGCCGTCATCGTGGTGGCCGGGCTGGGCACGTTCGGCGCGATTCGCGTCGACGCAAGCTCGCCCGCCGCGCCGACCATCGTGCCGGAAGTCGATGTTGCCACCGTGGTGCAAAAGACCATCACCGACTGGCAAAGCTATTCGGGCCGCCTCGAGGCGGTCGAAAAAGTAGAGGTCCGTTCGCAGGTGCCGGGCACGATCGTGTCCGTCAACTTCAAGGACGGCGCGCTCGTGAAGAAGGGCGACACGCTGTTCGTGATCGATCCGCGTCCGTACGCAGCCGAAGTCGACCGCGCCGAAGCACAGGTCGCGGCGGCGCAGGCGCGCACCGGCTACACGCAAAGCGATTGGGAACGTGCGCAACGCCTGATCGCCGACAACGCGATCGCCAAGCGTGATTACGACGAGAAGCAGAACGCCGCGCGCGAAGCGAGCGCCAATCTGAAGGCCGCGCAAGCAGCCGTCGAAACGGCTCGTATCAATCTCGGCTACACGAAGATCGTCGCGCCGGTGTCGGGCCGCGTATCGCGTGCGGAAATCACGGTGGGCAACGTGGTGGCGGCGGGCGCAAGCTCGGCGCCGCTCACCACGCTGGTGTCGGTTTCGCCGATCTACGCATCGTTCGACGTCGACGAACAAACCTACCTGCAGTACCTGAGCCGCGCGAAGGATGGCCGCAAGGTGCCGGTGGACCTGGGCCTGGCGGATGAAAGCGGCTACTCGCGCAGCGGCACGATCGAGTCCGTCGACAACCGGCTGGACACGTCGTCTGGCACGATCCGGGTGCGCGCGCGTTTCGATAACCAGGATGGTGCATTGATCCCGGGTCTGTATGCGCGCGTGAAGGTCGGCGGCAGCGAGCCGCATCCGGCACTGCTGATCGACGACGCCGCGGTGGGCACCGATCAGGACAAGAAGTTCGTGCTGGTGGTCGACCAGAGCAATCACGTCATCTATCGGGAAATCGCGGTCGGCAGCATGCAGGGCAACCTGCGCGTGGTCAAGGGCGGCTTGCAGCCGACCGACCGGATCGTCGTGAACGGTATTCAGCGCGTGCGTCCGGGCGATGCAGTGCGTGCTCACATGGTGCCGATGACCGCCGATCAGGACCCGAATAGCGCGCCGCTTGCGCAGACGCGAGCGAAAACCGCGGACAAGAATTCGTGA
- a CDS encoding efflux RND transporter permease subunit — MNISKFFIDRPIFAGVLSVLILLGGIISLFKLPISEYPEVVPPSVVVHAQYPGANPKVIAEAVAAPLEEQINGVENMLYMQSQANSDGNLTLTVTFKLGTNPDLATQLVQNRVNQALPRLPEDVQRLGITTIKSSPTLTMVVHLISPNNRYDMTYLRNYALLNVKDRLARIQGVGEVQLWGSGDYAMRVWLDPQKVAQRGLTATEVVNAIREQNIQVAAGVIGASPSVPGTQLQLSVNARGRLRTEGEFGDIIVKTAPDGGVTYLRDIARVELAASEYGLRSLLDNKPAVALAINQAPGANSLAISDQVRSAMKELAEDMPAGVEYKIVYDPTQFVRSSIEAVIHTLLEAIALVVIVVIVFLQTWRASIIPLIAVPVSIVGTFSLLLAFGFSINALSLFGMVLAIGIVVDDAIVVVENVERNIENGLSARDATYKAMQEVSGPIIAIALTLVAVFVPLAFMTGLTGQFYKQFAMTIAISTVISAFNSLTLSPALSAMLLRGHGAKEDFLTRLMNRVLGRFFKGFNKVFHRGSTEYGRGVKGVLRRKGAMLAVYAILLGATVLISRVVPGGFVPAQDKEYLIAFAQLPNGASLDRTEKVIRDMSAIALKQPGVESAVAFPGLSVNGFTNSSSAGIVFVTLKPFKERGNKKLSAGAIAGALNQQYGAIKDSFVAVFPPPPVLGLGTLGGFKMQLEDHGAVGYAELNKAAEAFVKKAAQTPELGPTFSSYQINVPQLNVDLDRVKAKQLGVPVTDVFNTMQIYLGSLYVNDFNRFGRVYQVRVQADAPFRQRADDILQLKTRNAAGDMVPLSSLVTVTPTYGPEMVVRYNGYTAADINGGPAPGYSSGQAQAAAERVAAETLPHGVKLEWTDLTYQQIIAGNAGLWVFPISVLLVFLVLAALYESLTLPLAVILIVPMSVLSALTGVWLTGGDNNIFTQIGLMVLVGLSAKNAILIVEFARELEHDGRTPLAAAIEASRLRLRPILMTSIAFIMGVVPLVLSSGAGSEMRHAMGIAVFFGMLGVTLFGLMLTPVFYVVLRTLAGGTIHVAQKDAPHLGAPLTDA, encoded by the coding sequence ATGAACATATCCAAATTCTTCATCGATCGACCGATCTTTGCCGGTGTGCTATCGGTATTGATCCTGCTGGGGGGCATTATTTCGCTCTTCAAGCTGCCGATTTCGGAGTACCCGGAAGTCGTGCCGCCTTCGGTGGTGGTGCACGCGCAATATCCGGGCGCCAATCCGAAGGTGATCGCCGAGGCGGTCGCCGCGCCGCTCGAGGAGCAGATCAACGGCGTCGAGAACATGCTGTACATGCAGTCGCAAGCCAATAGCGACGGCAATCTCACGCTGACGGTGACCTTCAAGCTCGGCACCAATCCGGACCTTGCGACGCAACTGGTGCAGAACCGCGTCAACCAGGCGCTGCCGCGCCTGCCGGAAGACGTGCAACGGCTTGGCATCACGACCATCAAGAGTTCGCCTACGCTGACGATGGTGGTCCACCTGATCTCGCCGAACAATCGCTACGACATGACGTATCTGCGCAACTACGCGCTGCTCAACGTCAAGGACCGCCTGGCGCGAATTCAGGGCGTCGGCGAAGTGCAGTTGTGGGGTTCGGGCGACTACGCGATGCGTGTCTGGCTCGATCCGCAGAAAGTCGCACAGCGCGGTTTGACCGCGACCGAAGTGGTCAACGCGATCCGTGAGCAGAACATTCAGGTGGCAGCCGGTGTGATCGGCGCATCGCCTTCAGTGCCGGGCACGCAATTGCAGTTGTCGGTGAATGCGCGTGGCCGTTTGAGGACTGAGGGCGAATTCGGCGACATCATCGTCAAAACCGCGCCGGATGGCGGCGTGACGTACCTGCGTGATATCGCACGTGTCGAACTGGCGGCGTCGGAATACGGCCTGCGTTCGCTGCTGGATAACAAACCGGCGGTGGCGCTCGCTATCAATCAGGCACCGGGTGCGAACTCGCTGGCGATTTCCGACCAGGTTCGTTCCGCGATGAAAGAGCTGGCGGAAGATATGCCGGCCGGCGTCGAGTACAAGATCGTCTATGACCCGACGCAATTCGTGCGGTCGAGTATCGAGGCGGTGATCCACACGCTGCTCGAAGCGATCGCGCTGGTGGTGATCGTGGTGATCGTGTTCCTGCAAACGTGGCGTGCATCGATCATTCCGCTGATCGCGGTGCCGGTGTCGATTGTCGGTACGTTCTCGTTGCTGCTCGCATTCGGCTTCTCGATCAACGCGTTGTCATTGTTCGGGATGGTGCTGGCCATCGGGATCGTGGTGGACGATGCGATCGTGGTGGTGGAGAACGTCGAGCGGAACATCGAAAACGGGCTCAGCGCGCGCGATGCCACCTATAAGGCGATGCAGGAGGTGAGCGGGCCGATTATCGCTATCGCGCTGACGCTGGTCGCCGTGTTCGTGCCGCTCGCTTTCATGACCGGCTTGACCGGCCAGTTCTACAAGCAGTTCGCGATGACCATCGCGATCTCGACGGTGATCTCGGCGTTCAACTCGCTGACCTTGTCGCCGGCTTTGTCCGCGATGCTGTTGCGCGGCCACGGCGCCAAGGAAGACTTCCTGACGCGCTTGATGAATCGCGTGCTGGGCCGCTTCTTCAAGGGCTTCAACAAGGTCTTCCATCGCGGCTCGACGGAGTATGGCCGTGGCGTGAAGGGCGTGCTGCGCCGTAAGGGCGCGATGCTCGCGGTGTACGCGATCCTGCTGGGCGCAACGGTGCTGATCTCGCGCGTCGTGCCGGGCGGTTTCGTGCCGGCGCAGGACAAGGAATACCTGATTGCCTTCGCGCAATTGCCGAACGGTGCGTCGCTGGATCGTACCGAAAAGGTGATCCGCGATATGAGCGCGATCGCATTGAAGCAGCCGGGCGTGGAAAGCGCGGTGGCATTCCCGGGTCTGTCGGTGAACGGCTTCACTAATAGTTCGAGCGCGGGCATCGTGTTCGTCACGCTGAAGCCTTTCAAGGAGCGCGGCAACAAGAAGCTCTCGGCGGGTGCGATTGCCGGTGCATTGAACCAGCAGTACGGCGCGATCAAGGACTCGTTCGTGGCGGTGTTCCCGCCGCCTCCGGTGCTGGGCCTCGGTACGCTCGGCGGCTTCAAGATGCAGCTGGAAGACCATGGAGCGGTGGGTTACGCGGAGCTGAACAAGGCTGCGGAGGCATTCGTGAAAAAGGCGGCGCAAACGCCTGAACTCGGACCGACCTTCTCCAGCTATCAGATCAACGTGCCGCAGCTGAATGTCGATCTGGATCGCGTGAAGGCCAAGCAGCTCGGCGTGCCGGTCACGGACGTGTTCAACACGATGCAGATCTATCTCGGCTCGCTGTATGTGAACGACTTCAACCGCTTTGGCCGCGTGTATCAGGTGCGGGTCCAGGCCGATGCGCCGTTCCGTCAACGTGCCGACGACATCCTGCAACTGAAGACGCGTAATGCGGCTGGCGACATGGTGCCGTTGTCGTCGCTGGTGACGGTCACGCCTACGTACGGTCCGGAAATGGTGGTGCGTTACAACGGTTATACGGCTGCCGACATCAACGGCGGTCCGGCGCCGGGTTACTCGTCGGGCCAGGCGCAAGCCGCGGCTGAACGCGTGGCGGCGGAAACCTTGCCGCACGGTGTCAAGCTCGAATGGACCGATTTGACGTATCAGCAGATCATCGCCGGCAATGCGGGTTTGTGGGTGTTCCCGATCAGCGTGCTGCTCGTGTTCCTCGTGTTGGCCGCATTGTATGAAAGCCTGACGCTGCCGCTCGCGGTGATTCTGATCGTGCCGATGAGCGTGCTGTCGGCGCTCACCGGGGTGTGGCTCACGGGCGGCGACAACAACATCTTCACGCAGATTGGCTTGATGGTGCTGGTGGGGCTGTCGGCGAAGAACGCGATTCTGATTGTGGAGTTTGCCCGCGAGCTGGAGCATGACGGGCGTACGCCGCTGGCAGCGGCGATCGAGGCGAGCCGTTTGCGTCTGCGGCCGATTCTGATGACGTCGATCGCTTTCATCATGGGTGTGGTGCCGCTGGTGCTTTCGAGTGGAGCGGGTTCGGAGATGCGTCACGCGATGGGTATCGCGGTGTTCTTCGGCATGCTCGGCGTGACGCTGTTCGGTCTGATGCTGACCCCTGTGTTCTATGTGGTGCTGCGTACGTTGGCGGGCGGGACAATTCACGTCGCGCAGAAAGACGCACCGCATCTTGGGGCGCCGTTGACGGACGCCTGA
- a CDS encoding efflux transporter outer membrane subunit has translation MNRFESLGGWGRAAASGLLVALLAACSVEPTYKRPEVDTPVAFKEAPVAASGASATSATSATSATSAASPQDAGTWKQAQPADDAHRGEWWTIFGDPQLNALEEQAAAANQDLKAAAARVQQARAVTQAAKSDWFPKLDAGFGPTRERASAASQFQPDSAGGTNGTIWRAQVGASYETDLFGRVGSNVNASRADEQQTEALFRSVQLSLQADVAQNYFQLRELDTDQDLYRRTVALREDTLKLIERRFKEGDIGELDVSRARNELASARADAVGVARQRAASEHSLAILLGKPPADFSFAEAPLVPVTARVPPGLPSALLERRPDISAAERAMMAANARVGLAKSAFFPKLDITGGAGFESATLGDLFMWSSRAFILGPFAGTALTLPLFDGGRRKANLAQARSKYDEDVAQYRQQVLVAFREVEDNLADLRLLDDQMREQNNAVVASQRAAHLSRTQYTEGAVSYLDVIDGERQVLLTQLQASHLSGTQAVATVNLIRALGGGWGDAKPADDTAVGAVAPASGAIAASSSSVAASASAPVDQVAKR, from the coding sequence ATGAATCGCTTTGAATCTTTAGGCGGGTGGGGCCGGGCGGCTGCCAGCGGTTTGCTGGTGGCGTTGCTCGCGGCCTGCTCCGTGGAACCCACGTATAAGCGGCCGGAGGTGGATACGCCGGTTGCGTTCAAGGAAGCGCCGGTTGCTGCTTCGGGTGCGTCCGCTACATCGGCTACATCGGCTACTTCGGCTACGTCAGCCGCATCGCCGCAGGACGCGGGCACCTGGAAACAGGCGCAGCCCGCCGACGACGCGCATCGCGGCGAATGGTGGACGATTTTCGGCGACCCGCAGCTCAACGCGCTGGAAGAGCAGGCGGCTGCCGCGAATCAGGACCTGAAGGCGGCTGCGGCCCGCGTGCAGCAGGCGCGCGCGGTGACCCAGGCGGCGAAATCGGACTGGTTCCCGAAGCTCGACGCGGGCTTCGGCCCAACGCGTGAACGGGCATCGGCAGCCTCGCAATTCCAGCCGGATAGCGCGGGTGGCACGAACGGCACGATCTGGCGCGCCCAGGTGGGCGCGTCGTATGAGACCGATCTGTTCGGGCGGGTCGGTTCGAACGTGAACGCGTCGCGTGCCGACGAGCAGCAAACTGAAGCGCTGTTTCGCTCGGTGCAGTTGTCGTTGCAGGCCGACGTCGCGCAGAACTACTTTCAGTTGCGCGAACTCGACACGGATCAGGATCTGTACCGCCGCACCGTGGCATTGCGCGAAGACACGCTGAAACTGATCGAGCGCCGTTTCAAGGAAGGCGATATCGGCGAGCTGGATGTTTCGCGCGCTCGCAACGAACTGGCGAGTGCGCGTGCGGACGCCGTGGGCGTGGCGCGTCAGCGCGCGGCCTCCGAGCACAGTCTGGCGATTCTGCTAGGCAAGCCGCCGGCAGATTTCTCGTTCGCGGAAGCGCCGCTCGTGCCTGTGACGGCGCGCGTGCCGCCAGGATTGCCTTCGGCACTGCTCGAACGTCGGCCGGATATTTCGGCGGCGGAGCGGGCGATGATGGCGGCGAATGCGCGGGTTGGTCTGGCGAAATCGGCGTTCTTCCCGAAGCTCGATATTACGGGTGGGGCTGGCTTTGAATCGGCGACGCTGGGCGATCTGTTCATGTGGTCGAGCCGCGCGTTCATTCTCGGGCCGTTCGCCGGTACCGCGCTGACGCTGCCTTTGTTCGACGGCGGCCGCCGCAAGGCAAACCTGGCGCAAGCGCGTTCGAAGTACGACGAGGATGTCGCGCAATATCGTCAGCAGGTGCTGGTGGCGTTCCGTGAGGTCGAGGACAATCTGGCCGATCTGCGTTTGCTCGACGATCAGATGCGCGAGCAGAACAATGCGGTGGTGGCCTCGCAGCGTGCGGCGCATCTGTCGCGCACGCAGTACACGGAAGGCGCGGTCAGCTATCTGGATGTGATTGACGGCGAGCGGCAGGTGCTGCTTACGCAACTGCAGGCGAGTCATTTGTCGGGTACGCAGGCAGTGGCGACCGTCAATCTGATTCGCGCGCTAGGCGGTGGCTGGGGCGATGCGAAGCCGGCGGACGATACGGCGGTGGGCGCGGTTGCGCCGGCCTCGGGTGCGATTGCCGCATCGAGCAGCTCTGTTGCTGCTTCTGCCTCAGCGCCGGTGGATCAGGTGGCGAAGCGTTAG
- a CDS encoding MetQ/NlpA family ABC transporter substrate-binding protein: MPISLSAVQRFFRAPALTLIGVFSVFGVALALFAAPASAADTPTLKIGIATSPQIEALKVAAREAKEQGLDVKIIEFTDWNTPNAALANKDIDVNYFQHIPFLENAKKQGGYNFVAIAPGTIMKIGLYSKKIKSFDQLKDGATVAIANDPVNGGRGLLLLQRAGLIKLTPGIDYRATTLNIIDNPKHLKIVQLEASQLARSLDDVDLAQGYPSFIKLAGTTDPNSALLFDGVENKNYAIQWVVRPESANDPRIRKFISIYQHSPAVRAALDKAFGNLYAVAW; the protein is encoded by the coding sequence ATGCCCATTTCTCTCTCCGCCGTGCAGCGTTTTTTCCGCGCGCCCGCGCTGACGCTGATCGGTGTATTCAGTGTATTCGGCGTCGCGCTGGCCTTGTTTGCCGCGCCGGCTTCCGCGGCAGATACCCCGACACTGAAAATCGGCATCGCCACCAGCCCGCAAATCGAAGCGCTCAAAGTGGCCGCGCGCGAAGCGAAGGAGCAGGGGCTGGACGTGAAGATCATCGAGTTCACCGACTGGAATACGCCGAACGCGGCACTCGCCAACAAGGATATCGACGTCAACTATTTCCAGCACATCCCGTTTCTCGAGAACGCAAAGAAGCAGGGCGGCTATAACTTCGTAGCGATTGCGCCAGGCACGATCATGAAGATCGGTCTGTACTCGAAGAAGATCAAAAGCTTCGATCAACTGAAGGACGGTGCCACCGTCGCCATTGCCAACGATCCGGTCAACGGCGGCCGCGGTCTGTTGCTGCTGCAACGCGCCGGTCTTATCAAACTGACGCCGGGCATCGACTATCGCGCTACGACGCTTAACATCATCGACAACCCGAAGCACCTGAAAATCGTCCAGCTTGAAGCATCGCAGTTGGCCCGCTCGCTCGACGACGTCGATCTCGCCCAGGGCTATCCGAGCTTCATCAAGCTCGCGGGCACCACCGATCCGAATAGCGCGTTGCTGTTCGACGGCGTGGAAAACAAGAATTATGCGATTCAGTGGGTTGTGCGCCCGGAAAGCGCAAACGATCCGCGTATCCGCAAGTTCATCTCGATCTATCAGCATTCGCCCGCGGTGCGCGCGGCGCTCGATAAAGCCTTCGGCAATCTTTACGCCGTTGCCTGGTAA
- a CDS encoding LLM class flavin-dependent oxidoreductase codes for MAKKKILLNAFNMNAVGHINHGLWTHPRDRSAQYTDLDYWTSLAQTLERGKFDGIFLADIVGVYDVYQGGPDTPLRESVQIPINDPSLIVPAMAHVTQHIGFGVTSNLTYEPPYLFARRMSTLDHLTKGRVGWNIVTGYLDSAARGMGLAQQISHDDRYDRADDYMDVVYKLWEQSWEDDAVVRDRAARIFSHPGKVHRVKHDGPYYSIDAIHLSEPSPQRTPVLYQAGSSSRGVDFAARHAECVFVGGQNKQLTRSIVDDIRARAVRFGRAPDDIRIFAGITVVVGETERAAQEKFEEYRRYASAEGGIAHFSSSTGIDFSQYALDDPISYVKTESMQSAVEAISKKSVSGVWTKRKVLEQMTLGGRAKPVVGSPQQIADELISWIEEAGVDGFNLTRTVMPESFEDFVDLVVPELQNRGVYKEDYDPAPTLREKLFGGGRARLPEVHAGAQHRRRAQTAAPSTVDA; via the coding sequence ATGGCGAAGAAAAAGATTCTGCTGAACGCGTTCAACATGAATGCGGTCGGCCATATCAACCATGGTTTGTGGACGCATCCGCGGGACCGGTCCGCACAGTACACCGACCTCGATTACTGGACGAGCCTTGCGCAAACGCTCGAGCGCGGCAAGTTCGACGGGATCTTTCTGGCGGATATCGTCGGCGTATACGACGTTTATCAGGGCGGTCCGGACACGCCGCTGCGTGAATCGGTGCAGATTCCGATCAACGATCCCTCGCTGATCGTGCCGGCCATGGCGCACGTGACCCAACATATCGGCTTCGGCGTCACATCGAATCTGACTTATGAGCCCCCGTACCTGTTCGCGCGCCGTATGTCGACGCTGGATCATCTGACCAAAGGGCGGGTGGGCTGGAACATCGTTACCGGCTATCTGGACAGTGCCGCGCGCGGCATGGGTCTCGCGCAACAGATCAGTCACGACGATCGCTACGATCGCGCGGACGATTACATGGACGTGGTCTACAAGCTATGGGAGCAAAGCTGGGAAGACGACGCCGTGGTGCGCGATCGTGCGGCGCGTATCTTCTCGCATCCGGGCAAGGTGCATCGGGTGAAACACGACGGTCCGTACTATTCGATCGACGCCATCCACCTGAGCGAGCCGTCGCCGCAACGCACGCCGGTTCTCTATCAGGCGGGTTCGTCGAGCCGGGGCGTCGATTTCGCGGCGCGTCACGCGGAATGTGTGTTTGTCGGCGGGCAGAACAAGCAGCTTACGCGTTCCATTGTCGACGACATCCGGGCGCGGGCGGTGCGCTTCGGCCGTGCGCCTGACGATATCAGGATCTTTGCCGGCATTACCGTTGTAGTCGGCGAAACGGAACGCGCCGCACAGGAGAAGTTCGAGGAGTACCGGCGCTATGCGAGTGCCGAAGGCGGCATCGCGCACTTTTCCAGTTCGACCGGCATCGACTTCTCGCAATACGCGCTGGATGACCCGATTTCGTACGTGAAGACCGAATCGATGCAATCGGCCGTTGAGGCAATTTCGAAGAAGAGCGTGAGCGGCGTTTGGACTAAACGCAAGGTACTCGAGCAGATGACGCTGGGCGGCCGCGCGAAGCCCGTGGTCGGTTCGCCACAACAGATCGCGGACGAGTTGATCTCGTGGATAGAGGAGGCGGGCGTGGACGGATTCAATCTGACGCGTACGGTCATGCCCGAATCGTTTGAAGACTTCGTCGATCTGGTGGTGCCGGAGTTGCAGAACCGCGGCGTGTACAAGGAAGACTACGACCCGGCGCCGACGCTGCGCGAAAAGCTATTCGGCGGCGGCCGCGCGCGATTGCCCGAGGTGCATGCCGGCGCGCAGCATCGGCGTCGTGCGCAAACCGCTGCACCGTCCACCGTGGACGCCTGA